One Tenebrio molitor chromosome 2, icTenMoli1.1, whole genome shotgun sequence genomic region harbors:
- the Gmppa gene encoding mannose-1-phosphate guanyltransferase alpha-A, whose product MIMLKAVILIGGPQKGTRFRPLSLDIPKPLFPVAGLPLIQHHIEACIALKELKEILLIGFYPAALIQQFVNDLQHRYNVTIRYLQEFTALGTAGGLYHFRDQIRYGNPDAFFVMNGDVCADFPLDELYQFHKKLNNPLVTIMGTEATRQQSLHYGCMVTNKNTHEVTHYVEKPSSYVSTLINCGIYVFSLDIFHTIGDVFSTKQQDCYRNGNSSREAGYIQLEQEILAPLTGTGKLFALQVTKWWSQLKTAGSAIYANRHYLELYRIKHPERLRQPNNSGEDCSIYPDVHIDPTAQIHNSAVIGPNVSIGSGVVIGPGVRIRESIILSDAVINDRSLILHSIIGRNSRIGTWARVEGTPSDPDPNKAFAKMENPPLFNNDGRLNPSITILGCSVSVPAETILLNSIVLPNKELSRSIKNEIIL is encoded by the exons ATGATTATGTTAAAAGCAGTTATTTTAATTGGTGGCCCTCAAAAAG GCACTCGGTTTAGACCACTTTCTTTGGACATTCCTAAACCGTTATTTCCCGTCGCGGGTTTACCTCTAATTCAACATCACATTGAAGCATGCATTGCCTTGAaagaattaaaagaaattttattaattggaTTTTATCCTGCAGCCTTAATACAACAATTTGTGAATGATTTGCAACATCGGTACAATGTTACTATAAG GTATCTCCAAGAATTTACTGCCTTGGGCACTGCTGGTGGACTTTATCACTTTCGTGATCAAATTCGATATGGCAACCCTGACGCATTTTTTGTCATGAATGGAGATGTTTGTGCTGATTTTCCTCTAGATGAGCTTTATCAgtttcataaaaaattgaataatccGTTG GTTACTATCATGGGCACAGAAGCCACAAGGCAACAATCGTTACATTATGGGTGCATggtaacaaacaaaaataccCACGAAGTGACTCATTACGTTGAGAAGCCTAGTTCGTACGTTTCCACTCTCATAAATTGTGGTATATATGTCTTTTCCTTGGATATTTTTCACACCATCGGTGACGTATTCAGTACAAAACAGCAGGATTGTTACCGAAATGGCAATTCGAGTCGAGAGGCGGGTTATATTCAGTTGGAACAGGAAATTCTCGCACCTTTAACAGGCACCGGAAAATTATTCGCTCTACAAGTAACAAAGTGGTGGTCACAACTTAAAACCGCAGGATCTGCTATTTACGCAAATCGTCACTATCTGGAATTATATCGAATTAAGCATCCTGAACGTTTGAGACAGCCAAATAATTCCGGAGAAGATTGCAGTATCTATCCAGACGTACACATCGACCCGACGGCCCAGATTCACAATTCTGCTGTT ATAGGTCCCAACGTTAGCATCGGATCAGGGGTTGTCATCGGACCAGGAGTAAGAATACGAGAAAGCATAATTTTATCAGATGCCGTTATTAACGATCGCAGTTTAATATTGCACAGTATAATTGGAAGGAATTCTAGAATTGGTACATGGGCCCGTGTAGAGGGAACTCCGTCAGATCCAGATCCAAATAAGGCTTTTGCTAAAATGGAAAATCCACCGCTCTTTAATAATGACGGCCGTCTAAATccatcaattacaattttgg gGTGCTCTGTCAGCGTGCCGGCAGAAACAATTCTTTTAAATTCTATTGTTCTGCCCAATAAGGAACTCTCAAGAAGTATAaagaatgaaattattttgtaa
- the LOC138124782 gene encoding omega-amidase NIT2, which yields MLQNGFRAALIQCLVGKDRIKNLENVCKLIDKAKSNQAQIVALPECFNSPYGTKFFNEYAESIPDGPTSKMLSAMAKKHSIFIIGGTFPERDGTKLYNTCTVWNPSGDMIAKFRKIHLFDIDIPGGITFKESEILSGGNELVTFDICGISVGLGICYDLRFEELAKLYRKNGCKLLVYPGAFNMTTGPLHWELLQRARALDNQVYVFAISPARGEKGYIAWGHSQVTDPWGKVVAQAKHGEEIIYADLDFNECDSVRRQIPIFLQRRNDIYDTICKR from the exons ATGTTACAAAACGGTTTCCGAGCTGCTCTGATACAGTGTTTAGTAGGAAAGGATCGTATAAAAAACTTGGAAAACGTTTGCAAATTGATAGACAAAGCTAAATCTAACCAAGCACAGATTGTGGCTCTGCCAGAATGTTTTAATTCACCATATGGAACAAagttttttaatgaatatgCGGAAAGTATTCCTGACGGTCCAACCAGTAAGATGCTTTCTGCTATGGCAAAgaaacattcaatttttattattg GTGGTACATTTCCAGAAAGAGATGGTACTAAGCTATATAATACATGTACAGTGTGGAACCCAAGTGGTGACATGATcgcaaaatttagaaaaatacacTTATTTGATATAGATATACCAGgaggaataacatttaaagAGTCAGAAATTTTATCTGGTGGTAATGAATTGGTTACTTTTGATATCTGTGGGATTTCTGTAGGTTTGGGAATATGCTATGATTTACGATTTGAAGAACTTGCAAAGCTTtatcgaaaaaatg GTTGTAAATTACTTGTATATCCTGGGGCTTTTAATATGACTACCGGACCACTACATTGGGAATTACTGCAGAGAGCTCGAGCATTAGATAATCAAGTTTATGTTTTTGCCATTAGTCCTGCTAGAGGTGAAAAAGGGTATATTGCCTGGGGTCATTCACAAGTCACTGATCCATGGGGGAAAGTTGTAGCTCAAGCTAAGCATGGAGAAGAAATTATTTATGCAGATCTTGATTTTAATGAATGTGATAGTGTTAGGAGGCAAATACCGATTTTTCTTCAAAGGCGAAATGATATTTATGACACTATCTGCAAACGTTAA